In Leguminivora glycinivorella isolate SPB_JAAS2020 chromosome 19, LegGlyc_1.1, whole genome shotgun sequence, a single genomic region encodes these proteins:
- the LOC125236690 gene encoding uncharacterized protein LOC125236690: MGHSHSKAQKKRSNPPSTQRLYPNIQESAYGRPYTPDFQPPPAYSQDACIGNTIPTWNPSYYNAPAPSAPLEVRHEEVLVGRKSLTKQDGLKMGQESEPARNQKNSEMKEKYMNKKPCPNAKDGCILHFDSEEMMQHLKECIFMDIQCPLNGVIGICAWEDKMKNILTHFKDNHRENIGHVNKVKLLTGVRTIHLVYMMNPKPHKFLLHIKVDEAMERILVAVQLYNTQFCASKWFYKVIIQPTDPKSRNLTLQGTCISSGMSIEDHFDKLKCRVVRMTPNLMQEFKNGGLKYKYLLMQKGNAKETSK; encoded by the exons ATCTAACCCACCGTCTACTCAACGCTTATACCCCAACATCCAAGAATCAGCCTACGGCCGTCCCTATACGCCTGATTTTCAACCACCACCTGCTTACTCACAAGATGCCTGTATTGGTAATACGATACCCACTTGGAACCCGAG TTACTACAACGCCCCTGCGCCTTCAGCCCCGCTCGAAGTACGGCACGAGGAAGTACTTGTGGGTAGAAAAAG tTTAACGAAGCAAGATGGATTGAAAATGGGACAAGAATCGGAACCTGCACGGAATCAAAAAAACAGCGAGATGAAGGAAAAGTATATG AACAAGAAACCGTGCCCAAACGCGAAAGATGGGTGCATATTGCATTTTGACTCTGAAGAGATGATGCAACATTTGAAGGAGTGCATTTTTATGGATATCCAGTGTCCTCTTAACGGAGTTATTGGGATATGTGCTTGGGAAG ACAAAATGAAAAACATACTGACGCACTTCAAAGACAATCACCGGGAGAACATCGGCCACGTCAACAAAGTGAAACTCCTGACCGGCGTTCGAACTATCCACTTGGTCTATATGATGAACCCCAAGCCACACAAGTTCCTACTTCACATCAAAGTAGATGAGGCTATGGAGAGAATCCTAGTCGCTGTACAACTGTACAACACACAGTTCTGCGCGTCGAAGTGGTTTTACAAAGTCATTATTCAGCCAACCGATCCTAAGAGTCGCAATTTGACGCTGCAAGGTACTTGTATTTCAAGTGGGATGTCGATAGAAGATCATTTTGACAAGCTGAAGTGTAGGGTGGTACGTATGACCCCTAATTTGATGCAGGAGTTTAAAAATGGTGGACTGAAATACAAGTATCTCTTAATGCAGAAGGGAAACGCCAAGGAGACTagcaaataa